Proteins from one Triticum aestivum cultivar Chinese Spring chromosome 7A, IWGSC CS RefSeq v2.1, whole genome shotgun sequence genomic window:
- the LOC123153036 gene encoding WAT1-related protein At5g64700-like, protein MDIKADIKVDIKAEPKAAETKKVAGWEWKAPASMVLVQLFITGMILLSKVSIGGGMFIFALLAYRSLFGAAFILPLALIFEKGKWREMGWHATGWIFLNAFIGYAVPMSLYYYGLRDTTPAYAVIFLNIIPLVTFILSLVFRMETLQIWSIAGSLKVVGVVLSVGGTMLISLYKGKTLHLWKPILHHMGQNTTEVAGNHLRGTIFLVGSSITLACWYLIQSKVMKVYPYKYWSSMVTCLVGGFQTALVGIILSRDKSAWKLGWDLNLLTIFYSGALATAGKYSLNSWVVAKRGPAYPPMFSPLSVVFTVLLDSIFIGDEITTGSLFGTTVVIAGLYIFLSAKSKEVRDK, encoded by the exons ATGGACATCAAGGCGGACATCAAGGTGGACATCAAGGCCGAGCCCAAGGCGGCAGAGACGAAGAAGGTGGCGGGGTGGGAGTGGAAGGCCCCGGCGTCCATGGTGCTGGTGCAGCTCTTCATCACGGGGATGATCCTGCTGTCCAAGGTGTCCATCGGCGGCGGCATGTTCATATTCGCCCTCCTCGCGTACCGCAGCCTCTTCGGGGCCGCCTTCATCCTCCCCTTGGCGCTCATCTTCGAAAA GGGCAAGTGGAGGGAGATGGGTTGGCACGCAACGGGATGGATCTTTCTCAACGCCTTCATCGG GTACGCAGTGCCAATGAGCCTATACTACTATGGTCTCCGTGATACAACGCCAGCTTATGCCGTCATCTTTTTGAACATAATTCCACTGGTCACGTTCATTCTCTCGCTCGTCTTCAG AATGGAGACATTGCAAATCTGGAGCATAGCTGGATCACTAAAGGTCGTAGGTGTTGTGCTCTCGGTTGGAGGTACAATGCTCATTAGCCTTTACAAGGGCAAGACACTGCATctttggaaacctattctgcaccaCATGGGGCAAAACACGACAGAGGTTGCAGGCAATCATCTAAGAGGAACAATATTCTTGGTAGGCAGCAGCATCACACTTGCTTGCTGGTACCTGATTCAG TCAAAGGTTATGAAGGTGTATCCATACAAATATTGGTCGTCCATGGTGACATGCTTGGTTGGAGGATTTCAAACAGCACTAGTTGGAATAATATTGAGTAGGGACAAGAGCGCATGGAAGCTAGGATGGGATCTCAACCTTCTGACCATCTTCTACTCT GGGGCACTTGCAACGGCGGGGAAGTATAGCTTGAACTCATGGGTTGTGGCCAAGCGAGGCCCAGCATATCCTCCAATGTTCAGCCCATTGTCAGTGGTATTCACTGTTTTGTTGGACTCCATCTTTATAGGCGACGAGATTACGACAGGAAG TTTGTTCGGCACAACAGTGGTGATTGCTGGGCTCTACATTTTCCTATCGGCAAAATCAAAAGAAGTGCGGGACAAATAG